From Halobacillus sp. Marseille-Q1614, the proteins below share one genomic window:
- a CDS encoding phospholipase D-like domain-containing protein, translated as MQWILWLYLINTIVMLIIAVREVRRPAKALNWLAICLILPIVGFVFYISTVNPKRIHKERLSFSSDNPCELHSFSPSASRIAYALQKLSVNGLHSAKIQVLTNGIETYKHIFESLKNAQKTIDLEYYIYRDDQIGKRITELLIERAEAGVQVRFIRDGWGSRKFPRSEIKRMMNVGIECRTIFPLRFPWITSNWNYRDHCKIITIDKKEAFTGGINIGYEYTGLKPDVGFWRDTHVHISGEASADLQRIFDSHWNIAEVEKSKIRDTQTGGTKNKISSGKSLEWTTEMSTEFHIKEIDTESPTKTQQEVYVHTLEGNPGIPTPVIREAYFICITQAVKTIDITTPYFIPDEDIIMAIKTAALRGVRVRLLVPQRVDQIVVGTASRTYYGELLEAGVNIFLYEKGMLHAKQMVIDGEIAEIGAANYDMRSFRLNYETCQFYYSKDVAKKLTVQFERDLSESKKLTLEDLKQRSYSKRLVEQSARLLSPLL; from the coding sequence TACAGTAAATCCCAAACGTATTCATAAAGAAAGGCTCTCATTTTCAAGTGATAACCCCTGTGAGCTGCATTCCTTTAGTCCATCAGCTTCACGCATTGCTTATGCATTACAGAAATTAAGTGTAAATGGGCTGCATAGTGCTAAAATCCAAGTACTTACAAACGGGATTGAAACTTACAAACACATTTTCGAGTCTCTAAAAAATGCCCAAAAAACGATCGATCTTGAATATTACATTTACCGTGATGATCAAATTGGTAAGAGGATTACGGAATTATTAATCGAACGAGCAGAAGCTGGAGTGCAAGTTCGTTTTATAAGAGATGGCTGGGGAAGCAGGAAGTTTCCTCGCAGCGAAATCAAGCGCATGATGAATGTTGGCATTGAATGCCGAACAATTTTTCCTTTGCGCTTTCCTTGGATAACGTCAAACTGGAATTATAGAGATCACTGCAAGATAATTACGATAGACAAAAAGGAAGCATTTACTGGTGGAATCAACATTGGATATGAGTATACGGGATTGAAGCCTGACGTAGGATTTTGGCGTGACACACATGTGCACATTTCAGGAGAAGCTTCAGCAGATTTACAGAGGATTTTTGACAGCCATTGGAACATCGCTGAAGTGGAAAAGAGCAAAATCAGAGATACACAAACAGGAGGTACAAAGAACAAAATTTCCTCCGGCAAATCATTAGAGTGGACAACAGAAATGAGCACAGAATTTCACATCAAGGAGATTGATACAGAATCGCCTACAAAAACTCAACAAGAAGTTTATGTGCATACCTTAGAAGGAAATCCGGGTATTCCAACTCCCGTTATCCGAGAAGCTTATTTCATTTGTATAACCCAAGCAGTCAAAACTATTGACATCACTACTCCTTATTTTATACCTGATGAGGATATTATTATGGCGATAAAAACGGCGGCGTTACGAGGTGTACGTGTTAGGTTATTAGTTCCACAACGTGTAGACCAAATAGTAGTAGGAACTGCAAGCCGTACCTACTATGGAGAACTATTAGAAGCAGGCGTAAATATTTTCTTATATGAAAAAGGAATGCTGCATGCGAAGCAAATGGTCATTGACGGAGAGATAGCTGAAATAGGGGCTGCCAACTATGACATGAGAAGTTTCCGTTTAAATTACGAGACATGTCAATTTTATTATAGTAAAGACGTGGCAAAGAAACTCACAGTGCAATTCGAACGTGATCTATCAGAGTCTAAAAAGTTAACTTTAGAAGATTTGAAACAGCGTTCTTATTCCAAGCGTTTAGTGGAACAAAGCGCTCGCCTTTTGTCTCCGTTGTTATAG
- a CDS encoding tRNA-dihydrouridine synthase, producing MKDNFWHELPRPFFVLAPMEAVTDVVFRHVVSEAARPDVFFTEFTNTESYCHPKGKDSLRGRLTFTEDEQPIVAHIWGDKPEYFRQMSIGMAEMGYRGVDINMGCPAPNVATKGKGCGLIRRPDVAAEIIQAAKAGGLPVSVKTRLGYSEVDEWHDWLKHLLEQDIVNLSIHLRTKKEMSKVPAHWELIPEIKKLRDEIAPDTLLTINGDIPDRQKGLELVEKYGVDGVMIGRGIFHNPFAFEKEKKEHTSEELLGLLRLQLDLHDKYSEELESRLFQPLRRFFKIYVRGFRGASELRNQLMSTESTDEVRALLDEFKEEYGGVTEEKSFSVSR from the coding sequence ATGAAAGATAACTTTTGGCATGAGCTGCCGCGACCGTTTTTTGTTCTGGCGCCAATGGAAGCAGTGACGGATGTCGTTTTTCGTCATGTCGTGAGTGAAGCAGCAAGACCTGACGTGTTTTTTACAGAGTTTACGAATACGGAGAGTTACTGCCATCCGAAAGGAAAAGACAGCTTACGGGGACGTCTGACGTTCACGGAAGATGAGCAGCCGATCGTCGCTCACATCTGGGGAGACAAGCCCGAATACTTCCGCCAAATGAGTATCGGTATGGCAGAGATGGGATATCGAGGCGTCGATATCAACATGGGCTGTCCTGCGCCCAATGTCGCAACGAAAGGGAAAGGCTGCGGGCTGATCCGTCGGCCGGATGTTGCAGCAGAAATCATCCAGGCAGCCAAAGCGGGAGGACTGCCTGTCAGTGTGAAGACCCGTCTCGGTTATTCGGAAGTAGATGAGTGGCATGACTGGCTGAAGCATCTTCTGGAACAGGATATCGTCAATCTTTCCATTCATCTCCGTACGAAAAAAGAAATGAGTAAAGTCCCGGCTCACTGGGAGCTGATTCCCGAGATCAAGAAACTCCGTGACGAAATAGCCCCTGATACGCTTCTGACGATTAATGGGGATATTCCTGACCGCCAGAAGGGACTTGAACTTGTGGAAAAATACGGCGTGGACGGAGTAATGATCGGCCGCGGGATATTCCATAACCCGTTCGCTTTTGAAAAAGAGAAGAAAGAGCACACAAGCGAAGAACTCCTCGGCCTGCTTCGCCTGCAGCTCGATCTTCATGATAAATATTCGGAAGAACTCGAGTCGCGTCTCTTCCAACCGCTCCGCCGCTTTTTCAAGATATATGTCCGCGGATTCCGGGGAGCAAGTGAGTTAAGGAATCAGCTGATGAGCACAGAATCCACCGATGAAGTGCGTGCTCTTCTTGATGAGTTTAAGGAGGAATATGGTGGAGTGACAGAAGAGAAAAGTTTTTCTGTCTCGAGGTAA